In Paenibacillus sp. FSL M7-0420, a single genomic region encodes these proteins:
- a CDS encoding phosphoribosyltransferase-like protein, with protein sequence MNITEVARVFVEKYGQEELYTKDIESKLVSWLKNTSLDEIKEILLHLFSEFIFFTKREIKDLMNKQLIDVLKNIPLEDVCIIPMISKDGRANSSFDLTMLLKEVIKENGIELYKDTIKVGLDQIDEDITTLIFFDDISGSGGTIVSFLKANESKLIGRSIIIRLIVITETAQEVIDNYLATQSKLDVTVISEHKYDKVFKNHKFLNDSHRLLIHDFEETIWGKGNNNVMGFRDSQLLVGFSHNIPNNTISSFWYHKDFSGKREEWNSLFKRYTQLNRRSNKKTRSTQNLSVKREGGGTKSGL encoded by the coding sequence ATGAATATAACTGAAGTCGCGCGAGTTTTTGTGGAGAAATATGGACAAGAGGAACTGTATACAAAGGACATTGAGAGTAAGTTAGTATCATGGTTGAAAAACACATCTCTAGATGAAATAAAGGAGATTTTGTTGCATTTATTTTCAGAATTCATCTTCTTTACTAAGAGAGAGATTAAAGATTTGATGAATAAGCAATTAATAGACGTGTTAAAAAATATCCCTCTGGAAGATGTTTGTATTATTCCTATGATCTCTAAAGATGGTAGAGCAAATAGTTCATTTGATTTAACAATGCTACTAAAGGAAGTCATTAAAGAAAATGGTATAGAATTGTACAAAGATACAATTAAAGTTGGTTTAGATCAAATAGACGAAGATATAACTACGCTAATTTTTTTTGATGACATATCTGGTAGTGGTGGAACCATTGTTTCTTTCCTCAAGGCAAATGAGAGTAAATTAATTGGAAGATCCATTATCATAAGACTTATTGTTATTACTGAAACAGCACAGGAAGTGATTGATAATTATTTAGCCACTCAATCAAAACTTGATGTAACTGTTATTTCAGAACATAAATACGATAAAGTTTTCAAAAACCATAAATTTTTAAATGATTCACATAGGTTGCTAATTCACGATTTCGAAGAAACAATTTGGGGAAAAGGAAATAATAATGTTATGGGGTTTCGGGATAGCCAACTTTTGGTCGGTTTTTCTCATAATATACCTAATAATACCATTAGTTCATTTTGGTATCATAAAGATTTCTCTGGAAAGAGAGAAGAATGGAATTCTTTGTTTAAGAGATACACACAACTAAATAGAAGAAGTAATAAAAAGACAAGGTCAACTCAGAACCTATCAGTTAAAAGAGAGGGGGGAGGAACTAAGAGTGGATTATAA